The following DNA comes from Spirulina major PCC 6313.
TTGCCCAGCAGAGCAGCGATCGCCCCAACCCCGCCCCCAACCTCCTCATCCCCCGCCTCAGCACCGGAGCCGCCGCCGGCCTCCTAGCCGGACTCTTCGGGGTTGGCGGTGGGGTGATCATGGTTCCGTTGCAAATGCTCCTGCTCAACGAACCGATCAAAACCGCCATCCAAACCAGCCTTGGGGTGATCGTCGTCACCGCCATCTCCGCCTGTGCGGGCCATGCCATCCAGGGCAATGTGTTAGGCATACCGGGATTAATTCTCGGTCTTGGAGGACTCGTCGGAGCGCAGATCAGTACCCGCTACCTCCCAAAACTGCCCGATCGCATCGTCAGTATGAGTTTTCGATCGCTTCTTGCCCTGCTGTCGCTCTACTTCTTTTGGCGTGCGATCGGCAGCTATCCCACCTAGGTTATGACGATTCTGATTC
Coding sequences within:
- a CDS encoding sulfite exporter TauE/SafE family protein, yielding MEHLGFLVAGGLLSGLLAGLLGIGGGTVLVPILVALGYGYDPSVATSSLAIVMTSLSGTLQNYRMGFLDWRRVIVLAIPAIATAQIGPLLVGQIPNFVKEAAFGLLLIATIFLVMLRKRLIAQQSSDRPNPAPNLLIPRLSTGAAAGLLAGLFGVGGGVIMVPLQMLLLNEPIKTAIQTSLGVIVVTAISACAGHAIQGNVLGIPGLILGLGGLVGAQISTRYLPKLPDRIVSMSFRSLLALLSLYFFWRAIGSYPT